GATTCGTCGGTCGTTTGGACCTCCGCCCCGGCCGGGTCGGTCTGTTTGGCCCGGGCGCTCCCCACTAGGCTGTAAGCTCCCATGTTCAGGGTCAGCTTTTGACGGAGGGACCCGGGCAGTGGGAACTTTCCTTTGATGCCGCCGAAGACCGCCAGGCTATCGTCCGTCTCCAGGTGATATTCGGCGATGGAAGGGATCAAAAGGCCGCTGCCGGAATCCAATTGGTAATCCAACTCGGTGTGGGTCACGCGGGTCAGCAAACAGGCCTGGAAGGAACCCGGGACCATCAGATAAAGATCGGGCCCGAAGTTCAAGTAAGTGGGGACGCTGATGGTTACGGTGAGGTCCACGGGGGTCCCGCCCGAATTCCCCGTGATCGTTTCCTTCTGTTGGGATGGGGCGATCTGGGTCCCGAAGAGGCCGCCGATCCGGAGCCGGGAGGGCTCCTTGGACCGGTCCAGAGGGAGGTCCAGCAGCAATCCCGAAGTGGAAACAAGTAGGCTGCTGTCGGCTTGGCCGTCGGGACCAGGGCCGTAAAGGTTCGTCAGCGATTTTTGGACCTGGGCGGCATCGATCCCGGTGCCCAAGACCAAGGGATCCAGGTCCGCGGCCATGCGGCCGGTTCCGCGGACCCGGTCCGCAGAGGTGTCATAAGCGCCCGAATCGGTTTGATGGGTGGTGTGGAGCAGGTCGCCGCTCAATTGGACCGCCCGGTCCTTGGCCGGGAAAAGAAGGAGGCCCTGGTAGGTGAAGGGAGAGGCGCTGTTGGAAAGGAGATTGGAAGCGGGGAAGTTGGAGCCGATATGGGAGAAGGTACCGTAAGTCTCGACCTGGGCCGCGGCGTCGGATGCGGGAGTGTCCAAGGAAAGGGCCCCCGAGGCGTCGAACCGGCTTTGAGAAGGAAGCAGGGCCAGGCCGGCGGGATTCCCCAAATTGAAGGGAGAAAGGTCCGCTGTCTCGTCGTCCAGCACCAGGTTCAAACCGCCCACCGCATTGACCCGGGTCTCCGAGGCAAAGGTGCGGGGCGGGGAGGCCCCGGCCAGTAGGAAAGTGAGCGCAAAGGAAAGATAGGAAAATTTCCGCATAGGCAGGACCATTATAGGAGCCTCCCAAGCCGACCCTATTCCAAAAGGATGCCGGGACGGTCGATCGGCCGCTTCTAGAAAAGCATCCGGTCCTCCCCGGGATTTTGACCGGCCGGACACCCAAAATCGTTCACCCGACTTTTTCGTAGTGGCATTTCACGTTTTAACCCCCCACCGATAGTGGGGTCGGTCCTGGAAAATTCCGGCGTTGTCATCCTCCGTTTTTTGCGCCGAGCAATATGATTTTTAGCATTGAACCGGTGCAAAGGGGTTGCGATGGTGCGGACGGAAACGGTATCATGCTCGGCCTGAACCGCTCCTTTTGTTGTCTTCCTAAATAGTCCCCGGCTTTTCGGCCCAATGGCGGTTCGTTTCGATTCATAAATCTTAGAAGGAGGATGTTTTTCAATGGAAAATGAAATCATGGTAGGGATCGGCGGCGCGGCCGGTGATGGCGGCGCTTCCACTGCGGACAACTTGGCCCTGACCAGCGCCCGCCAAGGTCTCCATGTCTACGTCTACACCAGCTATCAATCCCTGATCCGCGGCGGGCATTCCTGGATCCGCCTGCGCATCTCGACCAAGAAAATCAACAATCTGAACGACCAGGTCAGCGCCATGATCGCCCTGAACCAGGATTCCATGGACCGCCACCTGCAGGAACTGGCTCCCGGCGGCATCTGCATCTACAACGGCGATAAGGTGAAGCCCGGCAAAGCCCCCGAGGGCGTGCAACTCTGCCCCCTCCCGGTCTTCGATCTGGCGGGCAAGGACGCCCTCCCCATCATGCAGAACACCGTCGCCCTCGGCGCTCTGACCGGTCTCCTGGGCCTCGAATTCGAATCCCTTGCCTCCGTCTTCGAACACACCTTCAAGAAGAAGCCCCAAGTGGTCAAGGCCAATGTGGACGCGGCCAAGGCCGGCTACGATTTCGCGGTGAAGACCTATAAGAAGATCGCCAAGCCGCTGGGCAAGACCGACGCCAAGCTGGCCATGGTCCACGGCAACAACATGATCGCGCTGGGCGCGGCCAACGCGGGCCTTAAGGTCTATTGCGCCTATCCTATGAGCCCGGCCTCGGGCGTGCTGCACTGGATGGGGGCCCACGGGCCTTCGCTCGGCATCTGCGTGCGCCAGGTCGAGGATGAGATCGGCGTGGCCAACATGACCATCGGCGCGGCCCAGATGGGCGTTCGCGCGATGTGCGCCACCTCCGGCGGCGGGTTCGCCCTGATGACCGAAGCCATCGGCATGGCCTCCATCATGGAGATCCCCTTGGTGATGATCAACGTCATGCGCGGCGGGCCCTCGACGGGCTTGCCGACCAAGCAGGAGCAAGGCGACCTGAACCAGGCCATCGGCGCTTCCCAAGGCGATTTCCAGCGCATCATCATGGCCCCCACCTCCATTGGGGACTGCTACACCAGCATGGAAGAGGCCTTCAACCTGGCCGAGAAATTCCAGATGCCGGTGCTCTACCTCTCCGACCTCCTGATGAGCGAAGGCCACATGACTCTGGAGACGTCCTTCCTGGACCGCGAGTTCAAGATCGACCGCGGTGAGATGATCTTCGAGGACGACGGCAAGGGAAAAGATTACTTCCGTTATAAGGACACCCCTTCGGGCGTGTCCCCCCGGGCGATCCCCGGCATTCCCAACCACCTTTACGTCTCCGCCACCGATGAGCATGACGACGACGGTGTGACCATCTCCGATGTCTACACCGATCCGGTCACCCGCAAGCGCGTGGTCGACAAGCGCGAACGCAAGATGGCGGGTGTTCTGGCCGCCTTGCCCAAGCCCAAACTGGAAGGCCCCGCCGATGCGGACACCACCATTGTGACCTACGGCTCCACCTGGGGCGTGGTGAACGAGGCGGTCGAGCGCCTGAACAAGGAAGGGATCAAGTGCAACCACCTTTCCATCAAGTTCCTGGTGCCCTTCCAAGAGAAGGAAGTCACCGAGCTCTTGAAGGGCAAGAAGAACATCATCGTTGTCGAGATGAACAAGGGCGGGCAATTCGCCCGGCACCTGCGGGCCGAGACGGGTATCACCGCCACCGGCAAGGTCCTGAAGTACGACGGCGAACCCTACGAGCCGAAGCACGTGGTCGCCGGCATCAAGGAATGCCTGAAGGGCAAGAAGGTCGTCGAGGCCGAGTCCTTGGAGCCTGGATGGCGCACGCCGCACCCGCCGGGTCCCGGCGTTCTTTCCACTTCGTCCGCTCACTGATCGATCAACCCAAGCCCCTAGGGGCCAACCTGAGGAGGAAAATATGTCGACAGCGGTAGCCACCCCCCGAGATGCGAAACTCTATAAGCCGGAAGTCCCGCCCGATTGGTGTCCGGGTTGCGGGGACTACGGAGTCCTAACGGTGTTGCAGCGCGCTTGCGGCGAGTTGGGCATCCCCAACGAACGCTTGATGGTGGTCTCCGGCATCGGGTGTTCCTCCAACCTGCCCGGGTTCTTCAAGTCCTACGGTATGCACTCCCTGCATGGGCGTTCGCTGCCGGTGGCCACGGGAACCAAGATGGCCAACCACGAGATGACCGTCATCGCCTGCGGCGGCGACGGCGACGGCTATGGGATCGGCCAAGGGCACTTCATCCACGCCATGCGCCGTAACGTGAACCTGACCTATATCGTGATGGACAACGAGATCTACGGGTTGACCACCGGACAGACCTCGCCGACCTCCGAGACCGGCATGAAGACCAAGTCGACCCCCCACGGCAATCCCGAGGGGCAGTTGAACCCGATCGCCCTGGCGCTGGCCGCCGGCTGCGGGTTCGTGGCGCGCGGGTTCTCCGGCGACATCAACCACTTGAAGAGCCTCTACACCCAGGCCATCCAGTATCCGGGCTTCGCCTTGATCGACGTGTTCTCGCCTTGCGTTACCTTCAACAAGCAGAACACCTTCGGCTGGTTCAAGGAACGCGTGTACAAGCTGGAGGACAAAGGCCATAACGCCACCGATTGGAACTCCGCCATGGAGCGCTCCAAGGAGTGGGGCGCCCAGATCCCCATCGGGCTCTTCTACAAGAACCCGAATCCCAAGCCTTCCATTGACGCGGCGGACCCGGCCCTTCAGGGCAAGGGTTTGGCCACGATCCAGAAGCTGGGTTTGAGCGCCGACGTGCGCAAGAAGTTGATCGAAGAGTACGTTTAAGAAAAAAGTTTAAACGCGACAACAAAGCCCTTCTTCCGGCCGGAAGAAGGGCTTTTCTTTTTTGGTGATGCGTGGGTAAAATGCCTCCCGTTCCAGTTCGGGCTTCCTGAGGGAAACTTTGCCACACACCATTTTGCAAAATTGCATCGGATGCACCCTCTGCGAGGTCAAGTGCCCCACGGAAGCCATTGCGGGCGTTAAGAAGTCCATGTTCCACATTGATCCGGACCTTTGCATCGATTGCGGGGTCTGCGGCATCCATTGTCCCGTCGAGGCCATCGTGGACGCCGTCGGGGTCGTGGTCCCGAAGATCAAGCCCCTCGCCATCCCCAAGGCGAAGGTGGAGGCCGACCTTTGCACGGCCTGCGAGTTTTGTGTCGATATCTGTCCCTTCGATTGCATCTCCATGCAACCCCGCACCGATCATCCCGAATTCTTCAAGATCGCGGTGGTGGACGAGAAAAAATGCGTCAGCTGCAAGCTCTGCGAGACGGTCTGCATCAAGGGAAGCATCACGGTGGAGAGACCCGCGGAGTTGATGAGCTACCAGCCGAACCGCTGAACCAGGCCGATCCAAGCCTTACCCCCAGGAAACGGACCGTCGGTCCGTTTTCTTTTTTTGTTCCCAAGGGTTTTATGCGGGAAGTCATAGAGGTCACGGTCCGTCCCGTCTAAAGTCTCCACCCGCGAGGGCCCAATCGTTTCGACCCACTAGGAGGTCGCCATGTCGGAAGAGATATTCGATGTCATCATCATCGGAGGGGGGCCCGCCGGCATGTTCGGCGGTTTCTATGCCGGCTTGCGCGGCATGAAGTTCAAGATCGTGGATTCCCTCGAGCAGCTGGGCGGACAGGTCTCCGCCATGTATCCCGAGAAGGACATCTTCGACGTGGCGGGATTCCCCCGGGTGTCCGGCAAGAAACTGGTGCAGGACCTGGAAGAACAATTGATGCGTTTCCGCCCCCCCTTGGGCCTGGGCGAGAAGATCACCGGGCTCAAGAAGCGTGAGGACAAGATCTTCGAGCTCACGACCGACAAGGGCACCCAACACCACGCCAAGGCGGTGGTCCTCACCCTGGGCATGGGGTCCTTCACCCCCAAGAAGCATCCGAACCCGGAGTTGGTTCCCTATGAGGGCAAAGGCGTCCAATACGGCGTCCTTTCCCTGGAACCTTTCAAGGGCAAGCGGGCCGTGGTGGTGGGCGGCGGCGATTCGGCACTGGACTGGGCCTTGATGCTGGAGCCCATCTGCTCCAAGGTCACCCTGATCCACCGTCGCGACGAGTTCCGCGCCCACGAGGAATCGGTGCGGAAGCTCAAGGCCTCCAAGGTCGATATCAAGCTCTGGTACGAGCTTCGCACGGTTAAGGGCAACGGCAAGGTCGAAGAGGCCGTGATCTACGAGAACCACACGAACCAGGACGAATCCTTGCCGGTCGATTTCGTCATCCTCAATTTCGGTTTCCAGGCCTCCCTGGGGTTCCTCAAGGACTGGGGCATCCAGATGGAGAAGAACAAGATCCCCGTGAACCAGAAGATGGAGACCAACATCCCGGGCATTTACGCGGCGGGGGACATCGTGACCCATCCGGGCAAGTTGGACCTCATCGCCACCGGCTTCGCCGAGGGAGCAACCGCGGTCAATTTCGCCAAGACCTACATCAATCCCAACGAAAAGGCCGAGCCGGGTCACAGCTCCAACCTGAAGTGGTAGGAGCGGTTCGGCGTCAATAAATTGGGATATTTTTGACCTCCCGAAAAAATCTGTCCTTTTATAGGCTGTTGTGAAATCGGTCCAAGGAGTCGTCCATGTCCGTCGATGTCCGCACTAAACGTGGGTTCCTCTACACCCTCAGGAAGGATCCCTGGTGGCTGGAACCCCTCTTCTATCAGTGTCTCTTCGGCGGGTTCACGATCTACGCCACCTGGGCCGCCTTGAACCCTTATGGGGCCGATGGAAAACATCTCTACGAATGGGGGCCCTACCTTTCCCCCATGTTCTCGCCCTTCTTCAACCCTGCCTGGCTCCACCGGCTGCCGGCCTGGCTGGCCACTCCGGCCCTCCTGGTCCTTTGGGCCCCCGCGGGCTTCCGGGGCACCTGTTACTACTACCGTAAGGCCTATTACCGCTCCATCTTCATGGACCCGCCGGGCTGCGCCGTCGGGGAACCCTGCGTGAAATACGGGGGCGAGACTCGCTTCTTCCTTTTCCAGAACCTCCACCGTTATTTTTTCTATGTCGCCTTGATCTTCATCTTCATCCTGACCGGGGACGCCATCCTGGCCATGATCTGGCCCACCCTGGGGGTGAACCCGATCACGAACGAATCCCTGCCCGGGCCCCACCAATTCGGTTTCGGGGTGGGAACGATCGTCATGTGCCTGAACGCCTACCTGCTGGGGGGCTATACCCTCGGCTGTCACGCCTTCCGGCATCTGGTGGGCGGCGGGCTCGATTTCCTCGGCGTGAAGAAGAACCACCCGGTGCGGTTCCTCCTCTGGCGCGTGGTGACCAAGTTGAACGAGCGCCATATGCAGTGGGCCCTGGTCTCCATGATCTGGGTGGGTTTCACCGACCTTTACATCCGCCTGTGCGCGATGGGCGTCTGGCACGACTACAGGATCTTCTAAAAGAACGGAGCGGAGCGGGACCATGAGCGACAACTATCAATCCTTTGATTACGACGTGCTGGTCATTGGGGCCGGCGGCGCGGGCCTCCGGGCCGCCATCGAGGCGTCGGCGGCGGGCTGCAAGACCGGGTTGGTCTGCAAGTCCCTCCTGGGCAAGGCCCATACGGTCATGGCCGAAGGCGGCATCGCGGCGGCTTTGGCCACGGTGGACCCTCGCGATTCCTGGCAACAGCACTTCACGGACACCATGATCGGCGGGAACCTGGGCAACCATTGGCGTATGGCCCAGATCCACGCCCAACAGGCCCCGGACCGCGTCCGGGAACTGGAGAAGTGGGGCGCGGTGTTCGACCGTACCACCGACGGCAAGGGCAACATGAACGTCCGTCATTTCGGCGGGCACACCTATAAGCGCCTGGCCCACGTGGGCGACCGCACGGGACTTGAGCTCATCCGCACCCTGCAGGACAAGGGTGTGCACTCGGGCATCGACGTGCACATGGAATGCACCATTTATTCCCTCGTCAAGGACGGCGAGAGGATCGCCGGGGCCTTCGGCTATTTCCGCGAGACGGGCCGCCCGGTCCTCTTCCGCGCCAAATCGGTCATCCTGGCCACCGGCGGCATCGGGAAGATCTATTTCGTCAATTCCAACTCCTGGGAATGCACCGCCGACGGGTTCGCGCTCGGCTACCTGGCGGGGGCGGAATTGGCCGACATGGAGTATATCCAGTTCCACCCGACGGGCATGTGCTGGCCCCCTTCGGTACGGGGCATCCTCATCACCGAGGGCGTGCGGGGCGAGGGCGGCGTGCTCAAGAACAACAAGGGCGAGCGCTTCATGTTCAAGTACATCCCCCCCAAGTACCAGGGCAAGTACGCCGACACGGAGGCGGAGGCCGACGCCTGGTTCCAAAAGGTCGTGGTGGAGGGACAGAAAGAGGAAGGGGTCAAGGAACGCAAGCCCCCCGAGCTCATGAGCCGCGATGTGGTGGCCCGAGCCCTTTGGACCGAGATCAAGGAAGGCCGGGGCGGGGAACACGGCGGGGTTTTCCTGGACATCGCCTCCCGCCGCACGCCCGAGGACATCAAGAAGAAGCTTCCCTCCATGTACCATCAGTTCAAACAGCTGGCCGATGTGGATATCACCAAGGTCCCCATGGAGATCGCCCCGACCTGCCATTACATGATGGGGGGGCTCAAGGTGGACCCGGACACCCAGGCCACCAATGTGCCGGGGCTCTTCGCCAGCGGCGAATGCGCCGCCGGCATGCACGGCTCCAACCGGCTGGGCGGTAACTCCCTCTCCGACCTAGTGGTCTTCGGCAAACTGGCCGGGGAGCACGCGGCGGCCTATGCCAAGAAACTGAAGGACCTGCCCAAGGTGGACGAGTCCCAGCTTTCGGCCTTGAACAAAGAAATGAACAAACCTTTTGATAATCCCCAGGGCGGTGAGGTGTCCTACAAGATCCTGGCCGACCTCCAGCACACGATGGAAAAGGGGGCCGGGATGTACCGGGAGGAAGGCCTGCTCGAGCAGTGCCTGAAGGACCTGGAAGGCCTCAAGGCCCGCTTAGACAAGGTCTCCGCCGAGGGGAACCGGATGTTCAACCCCGGTTGGCACGTGGCGTTGGACCTTCGCAACATGCTGGCAGTGGCCGAGGCCATCACCCGGGCAGCGAAGGAACGCAAGGAGTCCCGCGGGGGCCATACCCGCACGGATTACACCGGTTATTCCAAGGATTTCGCCAAGAAACGGGTCCTGGTCCGGCAGAAGGGCGGCAAGATGGAGGTGGTCCAGGAGGACCTGCCCCAGATGCCCGCCGAACTGGAAAAGGAACTGGTGGATGGGCATTTCTTCAAACCCGAGATC
This bacterium DNA region includes the following protein-coding sequences:
- a CDS encoding 2-oxoacid:acceptor oxidoreductase subunit alpha, translating into MENEIMVGIGGAAGDGGASTADNLALTSARQGLHVYVYTSYQSLIRGGHSWIRLRISTKKINNLNDQVSAMIALNQDSMDRHLQELAPGGICIYNGDKVKPGKAPEGVQLCPLPVFDLAGKDALPIMQNTVALGALTGLLGLEFESLASVFEHTFKKKPQVVKANVDAAKAGYDFAVKTYKKIAKPLGKTDAKLAMVHGNNMIALGAANAGLKVYCAYPMSPASGVLHWMGAHGPSLGICVRQVEDEIGVANMTIGAAQMGVRAMCATSGGGFALMTEAIGMASIMEIPLVMINVMRGGPSTGLPTKQEQGDLNQAIGASQGDFQRIIMAPTSIGDCYTSMEEAFNLAEKFQMPVLYLSDLLMSEGHMTLETSFLDREFKIDRGEMIFEDDGKGKDYFRYKDTPSGVSPRAIPGIPNHLYVSATDEHDDDGVTISDVYTDPVTRKRVVDKRERKMAGVLAALPKPKLEGPADADTTIVTYGSTWGVVNEAVERLNKEGIKCNHLSIKFLVPFQEKEVTELLKGKKNIIVVEMNKGGQFARHLRAETGITATGKVLKYDGEPYEPKHVVAGIKECLKGKKVVEAESLEPGWRTPHPPGPGVLSTSSAH
- a CDS encoding 2-oxoacid:ferredoxin oxidoreductase subunit beta, which codes for MSTAVATPRDAKLYKPEVPPDWCPGCGDYGVLTVLQRACGELGIPNERLMVVSGIGCSSNLPGFFKSYGMHSLHGRSLPVATGTKMANHEMTVIACGGDGDGYGIGQGHFIHAMRRNVNLTYIVMDNEIYGLTTGQTSPTSETGMKTKSTPHGNPEGQLNPIALALAAGCGFVARGFSGDINHLKSLYTQAIQYPGFALIDVFSPCVTFNKQNTFGWFKERVYKLEDKGHNATDWNSAMERSKEWGAQIPIGLFYKNPNPKPSIDAADPALQGKGLATIQKLGLSADVRKKLIEEYV
- a CDS encoding 4Fe-4S binding protein codes for the protein MQNCIGCTLCEVKCPTEAIAGVKKSMFHIDPDLCIDCGVCGIHCPVEAIVDAVGVVVPKIKPLAIPKAKVEADLCTACEFCVDICPFDCISMQPRTDHPEFFKIAVVDEKKCVSCKLCETVCIKGSITVERPAELMSYQPNR
- a CDS encoding NAD(P)/FAD-dependent oxidoreductase, translated to MSEEIFDVIIIGGGPAGMFGGFYAGLRGMKFKIVDSLEQLGGQVSAMYPEKDIFDVAGFPRVSGKKLVQDLEEQLMRFRPPLGLGEKITGLKKREDKIFELTTDKGTQHHAKAVVLTLGMGSFTPKKHPNPELVPYEGKGVQYGVLSLEPFKGKRAVVVGGGDSALDWALMLEPICSKVTLIHRRDEFRAHEESVRKLKASKVDIKLWYELRTVKGNGKVEEAVIYENHTNQDESLPVDFVILNFGFQASLGFLKDWGIQMEKNKIPVNQKMETNIPGIYAAGDIVTHPGKLDLIATGFAEGATAVNFAKTYINPNEKAEPGHSSNLKW
- a CDS encoding succinate dehydrogenase, giving the protein MSVDVRTKRGFLYTLRKDPWWLEPLFYQCLFGGFTIYATWAALNPYGADGKHLYEWGPYLSPMFSPFFNPAWLHRLPAWLATPALLVLWAPAGFRGTCYYYRKAYYRSIFMDPPGCAVGEPCVKYGGETRFFLFQNLHRYFFYVALIFIFILTGDAILAMIWPTLGVNPITNESLPGPHQFGFGVGTIVMCLNAYLLGGYTLGCHAFRHLVGGGLDFLGVKKNHPVRFLLWRVVTKLNERHMQWALVSMIWVGFTDLYIRLCAMGVWHDYRIF
- a CDS encoding fumarate reductase/succinate dehydrogenase flavoprotein subunit, whose product is MSDNYQSFDYDVLVIGAGGAGLRAAIEASAAGCKTGLVCKSLLGKAHTVMAEGGIAAALATVDPRDSWQQHFTDTMIGGNLGNHWRMAQIHAQQAPDRVRELEKWGAVFDRTTDGKGNMNVRHFGGHTYKRLAHVGDRTGLELIRTLQDKGVHSGIDVHMECTIYSLVKDGERIAGAFGYFRETGRPVLFRAKSVILATGGIGKIYFVNSNSWECTADGFALGYLAGAELADMEYIQFHPTGMCWPPSVRGILITEGVRGEGGVLKNNKGERFMFKYIPPKYQGKYADTEAEADAWFQKVVVEGQKEEGVKERKPPELMSRDVVARALWTEIKEGRGGEHGGVFLDIASRRTPEDIKKKLPSMYHQFKQLADVDITKVPMEIAPTCHYMMGGLKVDPDTQATNVPGLFASGECAAGMHGSNRLGGNSLSDLVVFGKLAGEHAAAYAKKLKDLPKVDESQLSALNKEMNKPFDNPQGGEVSYKILADLQHTMEKGAGMYREEGLLEQCLKDLEGLKARLDKVSAEGNRMFNPGWHVALDLRNMLAVAEAITRAAKERKESRGGHTRTDYTGYSKDFAKKRVLVRQKGGKMEVVQEDLPQMPAELEKELVDGHFFKPEILKQLRGEG